The proteins below come from a single Parageobacillus toebii NBRC 107807 genomic window:
- a CDS encoding YajQ family cyclic di-GMP-binding protein, with protein MSKESSFDIVSKVDLSEVTNAINIAMKEIKNRYDFKGSKSDISLDKDELILISDDEFKLEQLKDVLIGKLIKRGVPTKNIQYGKIEPASGGTVRQRAKLVQGIDKENAKKINTIIKNTGLKVKSQVQDDQIRVSGKSKDDLQKVIAAIREADLPIDVQFVNYR; from the coding sequence ATGTCGAAAGAAAGTTCCTTTGATATTGTATCGAAAGTCGACTTATCGGAAGTCACCAATGCGATCAACATCGCGATGAAAGAAATTAAAAACCGCTATGACTTTAAAGGCAGCAAAAGCGACATTTCGCTAGACAAAGACGAACTCATCCTTATTTCCGACGATGAATTTAAATTAGAGCAGCTAAAAGACGTGCTCATCGGCAAGCTCATTAAACGCGGCGTGCCGACGAAAAACATCCAATACGGCAAAATTGAGCCAGCTTCTGGGGGCACGGTGCGCCAGCGCGCCAAACTTGTGCAAGGCATCGATAAAGAAAACGCGAAAAAAATCAACACGATCATTAAAAACACTGGCCTGAAAGTGAAAAGCCAAGTACAGGACGATCAAATCCGTGTCAGCGGCAAAAGCAAAGATGACTTGCAAAAGGTCATCGCTGCGATTCGCGAAGCGGACTTGCCGATTGATGTGCAATTTGTTAACTACCGCTAA
- a CDS encoding CvfB family protein: protein MKRLIPGEIMTLTVKREMPFGCFLTNGTEEVMLHKREANTTLAVDNEATVFLYHDHDGQLCATMKMPKITNHKYDWVEVVDIVPKLGVFVDIGISKDMLVSIDDLPPLRSQWPKRGDQLYCSLKTDKRGRLLAKLADDETMKQIAVKAPESAFNQNIRGSVYRVIKVGAFLISDVGYLGFVHESQWRNAPRLGEAVEGRIIAVKEDGTVNVSLLPRKHESIDEDAAAIYTYLESRGGAMPYHDKSDPDDIQARFHMSKAAFKRALGRLMKEDKVYQKDGWTYIKR from the coding sequence ATGAAACGATTAATTCCTGGAGAAATCATGACATTAACGGTAAAACGGGAAATGCCGTTTGGCTGCTTTTTGACGAACGGCACGGAGGAAGTGATGCTGCATAAAAGAGAAGCGAATACAACGCTTGCGGTCGACAACGAGGCAACGGTATTTTTATATCATGACCACGACGGACAGCTGTGCGCTACCATGAAAATGCCGAAAATTACGAACCACAAATACGACTGGGTTGAAGTGGTCGACATCGTTCCGAAATTGGGCGTCTTTGTCGATATTGGCATTTCCAAAGATATGCTCGTGTCCATCGATGATTTGCCGCCGCTCCGCTCGCAATGGCCGAAGCGAGGGGATCAATTATATTGTTCGTTAAAAACGGATAAACGAGGACGGCTGCTTGCTAAACTAGCGGATGATGAAACGATGAAACAAATCGCCGTGAAAGCGCCGGAATCAGCGTTCAATCAAAACATTCGCGGGAGCGTCTACCGCGTGATTAAGGTGGGAGCTTTCCTTATCTCTGATGTCGGCTACCTTGGATTTGTACATGAATCCCAGTGGCGAAACGCGCCGCGCCTCGGTGAAGCAGTGGAAGGGCGGATTATCGCCGTCAAAGAGGATGGGACGGTCAATGTCTCCTTACTGCCGCGCAAGCATGAAAGCATCGACGAAGATGCGGCAGCCATTTATACGTACTTAGAAAGCCGCGGCGGAGCGATGCCGTATCACGACAAAAGCGACCCGGACGATATCCAAGCGCGCTTTCATATGAGCAAGGCCGCCTTTAAACGAGCATTAGGACGATTAATGAAAGAAGACAAAGTATATCAAAAAGATGGATGGACGTATATCAAGCGATAA
- a CDS encoding BMP family lipoprotein — protein sequence MKQQRRIWHLVIALLVILMMTGCSTKETVTKKDRIKVGIMLSDVGLGDQSFSDSAFRGLMKARDELGIIFDYRELKDTKTYEQGLKELIKDGNDVVIGLGFMVQEDLEKVAKQYPKQRFILVDSVSDLPNVTSITFKEDEGSFLAGVVAALVTKTNRLGFIGGADVPLIRKFAAGFEKGVHAVKPSASVHIVYAGDFGNDRLGAQIAREMFDQKSDVVYTAAGFTGVGALREAEARGVYAIGVDSDQYFYAEKAVVTSMVKNVDVALFRVLKQYVEKGELPTGTVQLGLAENGVGLAPIRVIPWDDQKQQLLEQWKQNIVDGKVATK from the coding sequence ATGAAACAACAAAGACGTATATGGCATCTTGTTATTGCGTTATTGGTTATTTTGATGATGACTGGTTGTTCGACGAAAGAGACGGTAACGAAAAAAGACAGAATCAAAGTTGGGATTATGTTGTCGGACGTCGGACTTGGAGATCAATCGTTTAGCGACTCGGCATTTCGCGGATTAATGAAAGCGCGTGATGAACTAGGCATCATTTTTGATTATCGTGAATTGAAAGATACGAAAACGTATGAACAAGGATTGAAGGAGCTTATTAAAGATGGCAATGATGTCGTCATTGGCCTTGGCTTTATGGTGCAAGAGGATTTGGAGAAAGTGGCAAAACAATATCCAAAGCAGCGTTTTATTTTAGTTGACTCTGTTTCTGATTTGCCAAACGTGACATCGATTACGTTTAAAGAAGATGAAGGAAGCTTTCTTGCCGGAGTGGTGGCGGCGCTTGTGACAAAAACAAACCGCCTCGGGTTTATCGGTGGGGCGGATGTGCCATTGATTCGTAAATTTGCGGCGGGGTTTGAAAAAGGGGTTCACGCCGTGAAGCCGTCCGCCTCCGTTCACATCGTGTATGCAGGTGATTTCGGAAATGACAGGCTCGGCGCCCAAATTGCTAGAGAAATGTTCGACCAAAAGAGTGATGTCGTGTATACGGCGGCAGGATTTACGGGAGTTGGCGCGCTTCGGGAAGCGGAAGCACGAGGTGTGTATGCGATTGGCGTTGACAGCGACCAATATTTTTACGCGGAAAAAGCGGTTGTGACATCAATGGTCAAAAATGTCGATGTCGCCTTGTTTCGCGTGTTAAAACAATACGTGGAAAAAGGGGAATTGCCAACCGGCACTGTTCAGCTTGGATTAGCGGAAAATGGAGTTGGGCTCGCGCCGATTCGCGTTATCCCATGGGATGACCAAAAACAACAGCTGCTCGAACAGTGGAAACAAAACATTGTGGACGGCAAAGTGGCGACAAAGTAA
- a CDS encoding methyl-accepting chemotaxis protein: MTIRRKLWLHSFLSLIASIILMGFIIVNMLSIQATNKDIVPVLLTIEKLEASMKSAKQSLNNAAYNMTEGNKQEVLAQIETTEKLIGELEKSLKQKEFRALLEKAKQKFAEVHNASLAALEHRDVSEARRQAMRIEGAVNDIYMLQLYTNDYYKELQRDLQAQIRFVIWTAVIGSIALIVVSGAMSLRLTRSITNPLKQLAHNAVEIAGGNLLVERIDYKQNDELGALNVAFHTMVEELKRLLRSVEVVSQQVETFAKEIETENKMLTEINRQVALSTNELSAGAQSISEELQQAVQQIEKMDDTFAKTAERTEQTAHYSETAVEAIQHGQKAMEQQMHFIRESNEATLSIEQATNEFTSYAANIEQMAKVVSDIAEQTNLLALNAAIEAARAGEAGKGFAVVAEEVRKLAEQSAQATKQIFETVSLIKHGISTVSETVARAVKIAEQQSQSIETTTKAFAEIEDKVAGISADIQALVDDVITSKQLEEKVLQNVESISAVVEQSAAGSEEIAASMAEQLTAFEKMVEKVTKLRQLTDELHEVMAKFRME, from the coding sequence ATGACAATTCGCAGAAAATTGTGGCTTCATTCGTTTCTTTCACTTATCGCATCGATCATATTGATGGGGTTCATCATCGTCAATATGTTGTCGATTCAGGCAACGAATAAAGATATCGTTCCGGTTTTGTTGACGATAGAAAAGCTCGAGGCAAGCATGAAATCGGCAAAGCAGAGCTTAAACAACGCCGCCTACAATATGACGGAAGGAAATAAGCAAGAAGTGCTGGCGCAAATCGAAACGACAGAAAAGCTGATTGGCGAATTAGAAAAATCATTGAAACAAAAGGAATTTCGCGCGCTATTAGAAAAAGCAAAACAAAAATTTGCCGAAGTGCATAATGCGTCGCTTGCCGCTCTTGAACATCGCGATGTATCGGAAGCAAGACGGCAAGCGATGCGAATCGAAGGGGCGGTCAATGATATTTACATGCTGCAATTGTATACGAATGATTACTACAAGGAGCTCCAGCGTGATTTACAGGCACAAATCCGTTTTGTCATTTGGACGGCGGTCATCGGCAGCATCGCGCTCATCGTTGTGTCAGGTGCTATGAGTCTACGGCTGACGCGCTCGATTACGAATCCGCTCAAGCAGCTTGCCCACAATGCGGTCGAAATCGCGGGGGGCAATTTGCTTGTTGAGCGCATTGACTATAAACAAAACGATGAGTTAGGTGCATTAAATGTGGCATTTCATACAATGGTCGAGGAGTTGAAGCGTCTGCTTCGTTCGGTAGAAGTGGTTAGTCAACAAGTCGAAACATTTGCAAAAGAAATCGAAACAGAAAATAAAATGCTTACGGAGATCAACCGGCAAGTTGCGTTATCCACCAATGAGTTGTCCGCTGGAGCGCAAAGCATCTCTGAAGAATTGCAGCAAGCAGTACAGCAGATTGAAAAAATGGATGATACGTTTGCCAAAACAGCGGAGCGAACCGAACAGACAGCACATTACAGCGAGACGGCTGTCGAAGCGATTCAACATGGCCAAAAAGCGATGGAACAACAAATGCACTTCATTCGCGAAAGCAATGAAGCGACATTGTCGATTGAACAGGCGACGAATGAATTTACGAGCTACGCCGCCAACATTGAACAAATGGCAAAGGTGGTATCCGATATTGCGGAACAAACGAATTTGTTGGCGTTAAACGCGGCCATTGAAGCCGCAAGAGCGGGAGAAGCGGGGAAAGGATTTGCTGTTGTCGCGGAAGAAGTGCGCAAGCTTGCCGAGCAATCCGCACAGGCGACAAAACAAATTTTTGAAACAGTTTCGCTGATTAAGCATGGCATTTCCACGGTTTCCGAAACCGTTGCCCGAGCGGTAAAAATCGCCGAGCAGCAATCGCAATCGATTGAAACGACAACGAAGGCGTTTGCCGAAATCGAGGACAAAGTCGCCGGCATTTCCGCCGATATTCAAGCACTTGTCGATGATGTTATCACGTCGAAACAATTAGAGGAGAAAGTATTGCAAAATGTGGAAAGCATCAGCGCCGTCGTCGAACAGTCGGCGGCCGGCAGTGAAGAAATTGCCGCTTCGATGGCTGAACAGCTGACAGCGTTTGAAAAAATGGTGGAGAAAGTAACGAAACTAAGACAATTGACGGATGAACTGCATGAGGTGATGGCAAAATTTCGGATGGAATGA
- a CDS encoding DUF3941 domain-containing protein, giving the protein MSHTSDNDKKARDNNAKRHEKNMLREKNRQAGKFAYSKKTDHL; this is encoded by the coding sequence ATGTCACATACAAGCGATAACGATAAAAAAGCACGAGACAACAACGCGAAACGCCATGAAAAAAACATGTTGCGCGAAAAAAACCGCCAGGCTGGGAAATTTGCGTACTCGAAGAAGACGGATCATTTATAA
- a CDS encoding DegV family protein, translating to MSIQIITDSGSDLPYSYLQKHNIAFLPLLVHFNGEEYEDFITIEPKQVYDAMRNGQIVKTAQSNPLKMKELFTKYAKENRPCLYIAFSSQLSGTYQTAMAIRSEVIEEYPEFQLTIIDSKCASLGQGLVVMKAAELAEKGMPYNLLCETIASYCRHMEHIFTVDNLEFLARGGRISKTAAMVGGLLNIKPLLHVEDGKLIPLEKLRGRKKVLKRMVEIMGERGDDLQKQVIGISHGDDEEAALELKQLIEKTYGCTRFFITEIGGAIGAHAGPGTLALFFLNKYIEV from the coding sequence GTGTCGATTCAAATTATTACGGACAGTGGTAGCGATCTCCCATATTCTTATTTGCAGAAGCATAACATCGCGTTTCTGCCGCTTCTTGTCCATTTCAATGGCGAAGAATATGAAGACTTTATTACCATTGAACCAAAACAAGTATATGACGCGATGCGCAACGGACAAATCGTGAAAACGGCGCAATCGAATCCGCTAAAAATGAAAGAACTATTTACCAAGTACGCAAAAGAAAACCGCCCTTGTCTATATATCGCGTTTTCCTCGCAATTATCTGGTACATATCAAACCGCGATGGCGATTCGCAGCGAAGTGATTGAAGAATATCCTGAGTTTCAGCTAACGATTATCGATTCGAAGTGCGCGTCGCTCGGACAAGGACTTGTAGTGATGAAAGCGGCGGAACTCGCAGAAAAAGGAATGCCGTACAACCTATTATGCGAAACGATTGCTTCTTACTGCCGCCATATGGAACATATTTTTACGGTTGACAATTTAGAATTTTTGGCGCGCGGCGGGCGAATTAGCAAAACCGCGGCAATGGTCGGCGGCCTTTTAAACATTAAGCCGCTTCTCCATGTCGAAGACGGCAAACTTATTCCGCTGGAGAAATTACGCGGCCGCAAAAAAGTGTTAAAGCGCATGGTCGAAATCATGGGCGAACGCGGCGACGATTTGCAAAAACAAGTGATCGGCATCAGCCACGGCGACGACGAAGAAGCCGCATTGGAATTAAAGCAGCTTATTGAAAAAACATATGGCTGCACGCGCTTTTTCATCACCGAAATCGGCGGTGCGATCGGCGCGCACGCCGGTCCGGGCACATTGGCGCTCTTTTTCTTGAACAAATATATTGAGGTATAA
- a CDS encoding DUF3813 domain-containing protein: MGNRLFQEARKAVMQAKQAANGQADIDLDRAIAIAKNALSSAYAHSSLAEKAQLRQFQEELDQLTQ, encoded by the coding sequence ATGGGCAATCGATTGTTTCAAGAAGCGCGCAAAGCGGTCATGCAGGCAAAACAAGCAGCAAACGGCCAAGCGGATATCGACTTGGATCGCGCGATCGCCATAGCAAAAAACGCCTTATCTTCTGCCTATGCTCATTCCAGCTTGGCAGAAAAAGCGCAGTTGCGTCAATTCCAGGAAGAACTTGATCAACTCACTCAGTAA
- a CDS encoding Cof-type HAD-IIB family hydrolase, with protein sequence MKQYLIALDLDGTLLKDDKTISPFTKEMILRAKEEGHLVVIATGRPYRASKMYYEELGLTTPIVNFNGAFVHHPADHSWGIRHFPLPLQTVKDIIEVSETYSIKNILAEVMDDVYFHEHDEILLDIVRLGNPAIEIGDLRYALKDDPTSILIHTDKQHVDQIQSYLSDVHANVLHHRRWTEPWHIIEIVRAGVHKAFGLKQIADYFHIPRERVIAFGDEDNDLEMIEWAGHGIAMGNAIEPLKQIANDVTATNEEDGIGIYLKSMLKL encoded by the coding sequence ATGAAACAATATTTAATTGCGTTGGATTTAGATGGTACGTTATTAAAAGATGACAAAACGATTTCCCCATTTACTAAAGAAATGATTTTACGCGCAAAAGAAGAAGGGCATCTTGTCGTGATTGCAACTGGAAGACCTTATCGCGCCAGCAAAATGTACTATGAAGAGCTTGGACTCACGACGCCAATTGTCAACTTTAACGGAGCGTTCGTCCATCACCCTGCCGACCATTCATGGGGGATCCGTCATTTTCCGCTTCCGCTCCAAACTGTAAAAGACATTATTGAAGTAAGTGAAACGTACTCGATTAAAAATATTTTAGCCGAAGTGATGGACGATGTATACTTTCATGAACATGATGAAATACTGCTAGATATTGTCCGGCTTGGCAACCCGGCCATCGAAATCGGCGACTTGCGCTATGCATTAAAAGATGATCCAACGAGCATCCTTATTCATACAGACAAACAACATGTCGACCAAATACAGTCGTACTTATCCGACGTTCATGCGAACGTATTGCATCATCGGCGCTGGACCGAGCCATGGCATATCATTGAAATCGTTCGCGCCGGCGTTCATAAAGCGTTTGGACTCAAGCAAATCGCTGATTATTTCCATATCCCTAGAGAACGGGTCATCGCTTTTGGAGACGAAGATAACGATTTAGAAATGATCGAATGGGCAGGTCATGGCATCGCGATGGGCAACGCGATTGAGCCCCTCAAACAAATCGCCAACGATGTGACTGCAACGAATGAAGAAGATGGCATCGGTATTTATTTAAAATCAATGTTAAAGCTGTAA
- the yjfP gene encoding esterase: MVIIEKETVAQVPVLHVVKKEKREERLPFILFIHGFTSAKEHNLHFGYLLAEAGYRVILPDALHHGERDSSLSDRELQLAFWNIVTRTITEIKKIKEELELRNLIQPDRIGLAGTSMGGIVTFGALAVYPWIKAAVSLMGNPMYEAFFDALIETGKKMGVAIPLSDEQLKREKARLMKYDLSRQPEKLAGRPLLIWHGKCDQVVPYSYTYEFYEQIKPLYQGKEENLKFISDDTAGHKVTREAFLETVKWFTKHV; the protein is encoded by the coding sequence ATGGTCATCATTGAAAAAGAAACCGTTGCCCAAGTGCCTGTGCTTCATGTCGTAAAAAAAGAAAAGCGGGAAGAACGATTGCCGTTTATTTTGTTTATTCATGGATTTACAAGTGCAAAAGAACATAATTTGCACTTTGGGTACTTGCTTGCCGAGGCGGGATACCGCGTGATTTTGCCGGATGCGCTGCATCACGGTGAACGAGATTCGTCTTTATCTGATCGTGAGCTGCAATTGGCGTTCTGGAATATTGTGACGCGTACGATTACGGAAATTAAAAAAATCAAAGAGGAATTAGAACTTCGCAATCTCATTCAGCCGGATCGGATAGGACTTGCCGGTACATCGATGGGGGGGATTGTCACATTTGGCGCACTTGCCGTGTATCCATGGATTAAAGCGGCCGTTTCGCTGATGGGAAATCCAATGTATGAAGCATTTTTTGACGCCTTAATTGAAACAGGCAAAAAAATGGGAGTGGCGATTCCGCTTTCCGATGAACAACTAAAGCGGGAAAAGGCGCGATTAATGAAATATGACCTTTCTAGACAGCCGGAGAAATTAGCGGGCCGTCCGCTTCTTATTTGGCATGGAAAGTGCGACCAAGTTGTCCCTTATTCTTATACATATGAGTTTTATGAACAAATAAAACCGCTTTATCAAGGAAAAGAAGAAAATTTGAAGTTTATTTCCGATGATACGGCAGGGCATAAAGTGACAAGGGAAGCGTTTTTAGAAACGGTGAAATGGTTTACGAAACATGTGTAA
- a CDS encoding metal-sulfur cluster assembly factor: protein MDIRELVLQQLRTVIDPELGINVVDLGLIYDLQINDGNIYILMTLTTPGCPLHDSIVGGVKRALEHIDGIRDVQVQITWNPPWTPERMSEEALRQLGHFS from the coding sequence ATGGATATTCGCGAATTGGTACTTCAGCAGCTTCGAACGGTTATTGACCCAGAACTGGGGATCAATGTCGTGGATTTAGGGTTAATTTATGATTTGCAAATTAATGATGGAAACATATATATTTTAATGACGCTTACGACACCGGGCTGCCCGCTTCACGACTCCATCGTCGGCGGTGTGAAACGTGCGCTCGAACATATCGATGGAATCCGCGATGTACAAGTACAAATTACATGGAATCCGCCTTGGACTCCGGAACGAATGAGTGAAGAAGCGCTGCGGCAATTAGGGCATTTTTCATAA
- a CDS encoding DUF2249 domain-containing protein — translation MILDNRGLEPPQPMMRTLAALGKLQPGETLTIINDRRPMFLYEQLDELGYKYETTEREDGSFQITITKG, via the coding sequence ATGATTCTTGACAATCGCGGGTTAGAGCCGCCGCAGCCAATGATGAGAACATTGGCGGCGTTAGGGAAACTGCAGCCTGGAGAAACGTTAACCATCATTAACGACCGCCGCCCGATGTTTTTATACGAACAACTTGATGAGCTTGGCTATAAATACGAAACGACAGAACGCGAGGATGGCAGCTTCCAAATTACGATTACAAAAGGATGA
- a CDS encoding DUF2249 domain-containing protein translates to MGKIVELDVREDLQKKIEPFEKIMNTIKPLQAGDTFILHAPFKPIPLFPIMKAKGFTYEAEQIGKKHWKVTFVKQG, encoded by the coding sequence TTGGGAAAGATTGTAGAGTTGGATGTCCGCGAAGATTTACAAAAGAAAATCGAACCGTTTGAAAAAATTATGAACACAATTAAACCGCTTCAAGCGGGGGATACGTTTATTCTGCATGCGCCGTTTAAACCGATTCCGCTTTTTCCGATTATGAAAGCAAAAGGATTTACGTATGAAGCGGAACAGATTGGGAAAAAACATTGGAAAGTCACGTTCGTAAAACAGGGGTGA
- a CDS encoding Crp/Fnr family transcriptional regulator encodes MTNNWMKERLKSVPLFRELSDHELESLVAISHVRVYKPRTFVFMQGDPLERVYFIHSGTVKIYKTDMSGKEQIISILQTGEMFPHTGFFLKGTYPAHAEVIDEATLIAIPIADFEQTLICYPEVCIKLFRVMGEKIVDLQKRLEEQILHNTYEQIIMLLLRLTKTNAVPQGKFYRLTAHVTNRELANMIGTSRETVSRTLSQLKRKGLIDINEDGFYLIDKEGLEKEIFF; translated from the coding sequence ATGACAAATAATTGGATGAAAGAGAGATTAAAAAGCGTTCCGCTTTTCCGTGAATTATCCGATCATGAGCTTGAATCGCTTGTGGCTATTTCTCATGTGCGCGTCTATAAACCGCGGACGTTTGTATTTATGCAAGGAGACCCGCTCGAGCGTGTCTATTTCATTCATTCCGGGACGGTAAAAATTTATAAAACCGATATGAGCGGGAAAGAACAAATCATCTCGATTTTGCAGACAGGCGAAATGTTTCCGCATACTGGTTTTTTCTTAAAAGGTACGTACCCTGCGCACGCGGAAGTCATCGACGAAGCGACGTTAATTGCGATCCCAATCGCTGACTTCGAACAAACGTTAATTTGCTATCCAGAGGTATGCATTAAATTATTTCGCGTCATGGGCGAAAAAATCGTTGACTTGCAAAAACGTTTAGAAGAACAAATTCTTCATAACACATATGAACAAATTATTATGCTTCTGTTGCGCTTAACAAAAACAAATGCGGTACCGCAAGGGAAATTTTACCGTTTGACTGCTCATGTGACGAATCGAGAGCTTGCCAACATGATCGGCACCTCACGGGAAACGGTAAGCCGAACGCTTAGCCAATTAAAGCGAAAAGGATTGATTGATATTAATGAAGATGGATTTTACCTTATTGATAAAGAAGGATTGGAAAAAGAAATCTTTTTCTAA